A DNA window from Anaerocolumna sp. AGMB13020 contains the following coding sequences:
- a CDS encoding sensor histidine kinase: MGIKKLRTNTLFWLFLKQFIIFSFTILLEIILFVCLLFVVINNGILLPANYSERYLEENKEKLAESEPFSEELLPYSCKYGIFDREGVYQLGNFTKEELAEAKAYIEKRYSKGYYMVVERREGYLLVSYKIAAYFASPTLRWLFPAPELMGFIFFILIFIALIIGNALILGRKLKHLLKPVQEEIEQIQTKELIIEQKNSVVKEFDDILQLLYEMKSALSVSLQKEWETEKERKKNISALAHDIKTPLTIIKGNAELILEEDKLEEIYQSAGIIGIYSDKIERYIKLLIDETRDTQYDRRTEKVRLAELIAEICEESEAFCKAGDIELLISDTIREEEALLDKESVARAVINLIKNAAEHTEKDKKVKVSFQRKGRVFRVLIEDYGKGFTEEALRYAKNQFYTEKTHRGEEHYGLGMYYANHIAESYNGGIKYYNKPEQTGAVVIFEVAVIIEG; encoded by the coding sequence ATGGGTATAAAGAAGTTAAGGACCAATACTCTTTTTTGGTTATTTCTAAAGCAGTTCATTATTTTCTCTTTCACCATATTGCTGGAAATAATATTATTTGTCTGCTTATTATTTGTAGTTATAAATAATGGTATCCTGTTACCTGCCAATTATTCGGAACGTTATTTAGAGGAGAATAAGGAAAAGCTGGCAGAAAGTGAGCCATTCTCTGAAGAGCTGCTTCCCTATTCCTGCAAATATGGGATCTTTGACAGAGAGGGTGTTTATCAGTTGGGGAATTTTACAAAAGAGGAACTGGCAGAGGCGAAAGCTTATATAGAAAAGAGGTATTCAAAGGGCTACTATATGGTTGTTGAACGAAGGGAAGGGTATCTGTTGGTAAGCTACAAAATAGCCGCTTATTTTGCTTCACCGACCCTGCGCTGGCTCTTTCCAGCTCCTGAATTAATGGGTTTCATATTTTTTATTTTAATATTTATTGCGCTTATTATTGGTAACGCACTTATACTGGGCAGGAAACTAAAACATCTGTTAAAGCCGGTTCAGGAAGAAATTGAACAGATTCAAACCAAAGAATTAATAATTGAGCAAAAAAACTCTGTAGTGAAGGAGTTTGACGATATACTGCAATTACTTTATGAGATGAAAAGTGCCTTGTCGGTATCTCTCCAAAAAGAATGGGAAACGGAAAAAGAAAGAAAGAAGAATATCTCAGCCTTGGCCCATGACATTAAAACCCCCCTAACGATCATAAAAGGGAATGCTGAGCTTATCTTAGAGGAGGATAAGCTGGAGGAGATTTACCAGTCAGCAGGTATTATTGGGATTTACTCCGATAAAATCGAGAGATATATAAAATTATTAATCGATGAGACCAGGGACACACAATATGACAGGCGAACCGAGAAAGTAAGACTTGCAGAACTGATAGCAGAAATTTGTGAAGAAAGCGAAGCCTTCTGTAAGGCCGGTGATATAGAGTTATTGATTTCTGATACTATTAGAGAGGAAGAAGCCCTTTTGGATAAGGAGTCTGTAGCAAGAGCCGTAATTAATCTCATAAAAAATGCAGCAGAGCATACAGAGAAGGATAAAAAGGTTAAAGTAAGCTTTCAAAGAAAAGGGAGAGTCTTTCGTGTTCTGATTGAAGATTACGGCAAAGGCTTTACAGAGGAGGCTCTAAGATATGCCAAGAACCAGTTCTATACGGAAAAGACTCACAGAGGAGAGGAGCATTACGGCCTTGGCATGTATTATGCCAATCATATAGCAGAAAGCTATAATGGAGGGATCAAGTATTACAATAAGCCGGAGCAAACAGGTGCTGTGGTAATCTTTGAGGTGGCAGTAATAATAGAAGGATAG
- a CDS encoding AraC family transcriptional regulator, translating into MEAWNSIQNTIQYIENNLSQKINMEELAGVAYLSPFYFQRLFNRLVGKPVMEYVKLRRLAGAADYLNGNKESRISETAYRFGFENHETFTRAFKAIYGMTPENYRANPRALTHFIMPDISLNYYMVDENVPLISEGITLEVTRYYLSKSRRFTGYSIQNPMGDEPGVDLLGELWDKFHEHKAFIQGLKRNGQEAGVSSPGEKPGFFTYFTGGEVEDEEVTEDFINWDMPAGNYIICTFEAENFQLLVNEALNKARDYLFGVWLPKHTITTEYFMAEIYHDITPDATKMELWVKIKEESTC; encoded by the coding sequence ATGGAAGCATGGAATTCGATTCAAAATACGATACAATATATTGAAAATAATTTATCTCAGAAAATAAATATGGAGGAGCTTGCCGGAGTGGCATATTTGTCTCCTTTTTATTTTCAGAGGCTTTTTAACAGGCTGGTGGGAAAGCCGGTAATGGAATATGTAAAGCTTCGCCGTCTGGCTGGTGCAGCCGATTATCTCAATGGGAACAAGGAGAGCAGAATTAGTGAGACAGCTTATCGTTTTGGATTTGAGAATCATGAAACCTTTACCCGTGCCTTTAAAGCAATTTATGGTATGACACCGGAAAATTACCGAGCCAATCCCCGTGCCTTAACGCATTTTATAATGCCGGACATTTCGTTGAATTATTATATGGTAGATGAAAATGTTCCATTAATATCCGAAGGAATCACCCTGGAGGTAACCAGATATTATCTATCTAAGTCCAGGCGGTTTACGGGCTACAGCATCCAGAATCCTATGGGTGATGAACCTGGAGTGGACCTGCTCGGTGAGCTATGGGACAAGTTCCATGAGCACAAAGCTTTCATTCAGGGACTTAAAAGGAACGGACAGGAAGCAGGAGTCTCTTCTCCCGGCGAAAAGCCAGGTTTCTTTACTTATTTTACAGGCGGGGAAGTAGAAGACGAAGAGGTTACGGAAGATTTTATTAACTGGGACATGCCAGCGGGAAATTATATCATTTGTACCTTTGAGGCAGAGAATTTTCAGCTGCTTGTAAACGAAGCACTGAATAAGGCAAGGGATTATCTGTTTGGTGTCTGGCTCCCAAAACATACGATAACCACTGAATATTTTATGGCAGAAATATATCATGATATTACCCCGGATGCGACCAAAATGGAACTATGGGTAAAGATAAAGGAAGAAAGCACCTGTTAA
- a CDS encoding TraX family protein has product MEQSTKKGLTGFQLKYIAMFLMVLDHIHYFMGFTGKIPEWFSMLGRLSAPLFLFCVIEGFTHTRNRKKYFLQIYAIAIVMSFLQYLFIVFKLNRPDGFYPQNQMLATFTILLVILQGFDWCAKKKWGKGLAAIIVPIILPFVAIITANLVPGSLFMINLLHFTVLPLHSWIVDGGTFFVLQGILMYLFRKRRKWQALVFFLTTLLLYVVYPMALFPEITVKMLFTVAYEWMGAFAAIPMLLYNGERGKGNKKLFYWFYPAHVYILYGLSIGLYFVLNH; this is encoded by the coding sequence ATGGAACAATCAACGAAAAAAGGCTTAACCGGATTTCAGCTAAAGTACATAGCCATGTTTCTGATGGTACTGGATCACATTCATTATTTTATGGGGTTTACAGGTAAGATACCGGAATGGTTTTCAATGCTTGGACGTTTATCGGCACCTTTATTTTTATTCTGTGTCATTGAAGGGTTTACCCATACCCGTAACCGGAAAAAATACTTTCTGCAGATATATGCAATTGCCATTGTCATGAGCTTTCTGCAATATTTGTTTATCGTATTTAAGTTAAACCGGCCGGATGGTTTTTATCCTCAGAACCAGATGCTTGCAACATTTACGATTCTTCTGGTTATCCTGCAGGGATTCGACTGGTGTGCAAAAAAGAAGTGGGGCAAAGGCTTAGCGGCTATTATCGTACCTATTATACTGCCCTTTGTGGCTATAATTACAGCAAACCTGGTACCGGGGTCGTTGTTTATGATAAATCTGCTGCATTTTACGGTGCTTCCTTTACATAGCTGGATTGTAGATGGCGGTACATTCTTTGTGTTACAGGGTATATTAATGTATCTGTTTCGTAAAAGACGTAAATGGCAGGCGTTGGTTTTCTTTCTTACAACCCTTCTGCTGTACGTGGTCTATCCGATGGCGTTATTTCCTGAGATTACAGTAAAAATGTTATTTACCGTTGCTTATGAATGGATGGGAGCCTTTGCGGCAATACCGATGCTCTTGTATAACGGAGAAAGAGGAAAGGGGAATAAGAAGTTATTCTACTGGTTTTACCCGGCCCATGTCTATATCTTATATGGTTTATCCATAGGACTTTATTTTGTACTGAACCATTAG
- a CDS encoding response regulator transcription factor yields MAKILAVDDDAQILNIVKRALEKDNHLVEVQDRVDKVERDKLTAYDLILLDVMMPDMDGFAFCKEIRDSVDCPILFITARTMDMDLMEGFAIGGDDYIRKPFSLTELRARVNAHLRREKREYHSRIVMNDYRFDLSEKVLYYKQDKIELTKSEYDICEFMVKNKGTVFTLEQILEKVFGFQCESDSSIIREHIKNIRAKLKKYEEKPIETVWGIGYKWV; encoded by the coding sequence ATGGCGAAAATTCTTGCAGTAGATGATGATGCACAGATTCTAAATATCGTGAAAAGGGCTCTGGAAAAAGATAATCACCTGGTGGAAGTACAGGATAGGGTGGATAAGGTGGAAAGAGACAAGCTTACAGCTTATGATTTGATTCTGCTGGATGTAATGATGCCGGACATGGATGGCTTTGCTTTCTGCAAAGAGATAAGAGACAGCGTGGACTGTCCAATCCTTTTTATTACAGCCCGTACCATGGATATGGACCTTATGGAGGGGTTTGCCATCGGCGGAGATGATTATATTAGAAAGCCCTTTAGTTTAACAGAGCTAAGGGCAAGAGTGAATGCCCATTTAAGACGAGAGAAAAGGGAATATCACAGCCGTATTGTAATGAATGATTACCGGTTTGATCTATCAGAAAAGGTTCTGTATTATAAACAGGACAAAATAGAACTGACAAAAAGTGAATATGACATCTGTGAATTTATGGTAAAAAATAAAGGAACGGTATTTACACTGGAGCAGATTTTAGAAAAAGTATTTGGCTTTCAATGTGAGAGTGACAGCAGTATCATACGGGAGCATATTAAAAATATCAGGGCGAAACTGAAAAAATACGAAGAAAAACCCATTGAGACAGTATGGGGGATCGGATACAAATGGGTATAA